The DNA region CTCCCACAATATTACCCTTCTACCACTGTGACAATTTCACCCTCCTACCATAATTTTACCCTTCTTCCACTATTTCACCCTCCTACCACAATTTTATCCTCaatcttaattattatttaataccATTTTTTCATCCTCATACCACAATTTTACCCTTCTACCACTATTTAACCCTCCTACCACAATTTAACCCTCCTACCACAAATTATCCTCCTACCACAATGGTATGAGAATGTTGCAAACCTTTCTGTCCATGCCATTCAGACCAATACTCTCCAACTTGTGGAACAAGATATCTGCCCAGTACAAGCGGTTTGTTGTAAAGTCCACAGCCATTGCTGTGACATGCCCCACATGGTCTCTCACAAATTTTATCCTCCCCCTGCCATCGAGATCTGCTCTCCCAATCATTCTGGGCTCTCCAGCATCAGACCAGTAAAGATGTCTGCAATACACTCACAGCTAtcataattattcaatgaaaattaatttagtcGCAAGATGTCATGTACAGAAAAAAGGACCTTCAGGATGATACCTTTGAAATTCGGGTGTTGAATTGCAAAGAATTAGTGAGAGATTCTCCATTGTATACGAGAAAATAAGATATTTACTTTCTTTCATCCCTTTGGTTAACCATATTTTGTAGAAACCTGATGCAATAGTTGGGAATCTTTAAGAGTGGCTGACTTGTGATTTGCTTCATATATtaggtaataattttttttcttaaaactttattatttatatacttttaatatttcaaatgattGCACTGCCTAATGATCTTAATTTATTCAGAATACCTTAAACACCTACTGTTATATGGTAAAGAATGCAAAGATCCATAAAACACATGGTCAGATATCATCTTTATaggtgagaaaaaaaaaaactagaacgAAAATCTCCTAGAGCTTCATTCAGAGTTTTCCCACTGTTCaggtagattttttttacctgtaaGAAACTTCATCTTCATTGAGTGGCAACCATGGGAATCACAGTAaggcttttattttatttcacctcaattttatttattggtagaatcttaacaatttttttgtgatgcatattaaaaatacttcatcatacttgacaaaaaaaacccctgaaTAACGAGAGCAAAAATGTCATTAGACAAGGTATATTTCCAGTAAAACAGTACATGAACCTTTGTGAGtaatcatatttataatgtaattttctAGTACACTTCAGTTTAAAATACCTCCACTTATTTTATCTAAACTATGAATATATTGGTTGTAAATAAATCTCTAaccaaaaaaatgttaacatgcTAGCTGAACTTCTATGGCTTATGGTAGAATTTACCCAATTTTCAGCATTGGAAATAGCTACTATGTACTAATAGAAAAGTAGAAATCCTATGAAATCTAGATTTATGATCATTCATTCCAACTCTTAAACCCACACACTCCTGACTTTAACTACAAAATGTGAATCTTTATGTCAAATATGGACAGAGAATCTGCACTCTTTCAGATTCAGTTATTTCCATTTATTTAATTCTTGGGATCCTTGCTATTTTGCAATCTTTACATGATCAATATATGGTTCATCCATGCTTTAATGTATGCAAATGAAATACATAAGCATCCTTGCTGTATCATTTTTCATCACTTTCCTTTCAGATAGCCCTATCTGTGGGAATTTTGCTGTGGGTCACTCCATCCGAAGGATTATTGTTTGGTTTACCCAGGGGAGATGCTTTAAACTGTCCCCCTGTTCGTAAGTTAATTGTATTTTCAATCTATAGCTGAAATCCATCTTTTaattgtatcatttaaaaaagaaaatgtactCTCAATTTacgaatgtacatgtattaaacctCAAAGACTCTTAATCTTATGTTTAAAGCTGGAGCCATTCCCTACTACTTCGGTACCACCGAGTTGATGTGTATGAGGTATGGCCTTCATAGGAAGAACCCCATCATGAAGAGACATGCACCAAGCCGATTCACCTTCAACCCGACCCATCGATGGATCTATTATGCTGACATGTTCCTTGAATTTGGAAATAGAATCGGAAAGGATGCTGCACTGGTCAACTATTACGTTCCACATCTGGGCGACGTTTGTCCACTGGACCTTGAACCAGAACCAGCCGGATTTAGCCGACTGAGTCCTGAATGCGTCAAAGGCTGCGTGGAAAACTACACCGATAAATACGGCAATTACCACGTGTACACAAACAACTGCCATCATTTTGTTAACAAAATCTCCAAAATCATGTGTGAATCCGTTATTTGTCCCGAATGGTGTCTTCCTAATGTTCCAAAACTGATaccaatcatttttaaatgacaaaaatagcTTACTTCATAACATTTCAAACAAGAAATAAACCTAGCAGAccttttattatcaattttctgtttatctgtaatttaaaatactgAATTGTACTCCAGGtttcaataaatgaattaaaagctGCTCTCTTGAGTTTTGATGTGGAGGATATAGCTAAATCATTGTAAGGTCACAATGATATGCAGTGACACAATATTTCATAGATTTTCAAATGCCAAGTATAATAGAAATGTTCCTATAAATCGCACAACtgcaaaagtaaacaaaaaaccaaacagtgTCAAAGACGAAGCTTCCATTATACCAAATAATTGCATAGAAAGCCATCCTCTGTCAAGCCAACtggaatatgttttttttaaattttttactgaATACATGTTTTAAAGACAGCAATATAGGATTATGCATTTTGAGAACATAAATGCATTTAACTCCATATAAACTACTTTACAAAGCATTCAGGTATTCGGCTGCACATTGGCGAAATGGGAGGTCGATTTTATAAAGCTTGTATCAAAATTCAATTTACTGATGATTTGACAGACATGTTTTTGTTAGTGCTCACAAAATTCAGTTGCTATCTGATATCAAAAGCATGCCACACAAACACTAACAGAAGCAGTTAATGTATTGCAACTGCACTAGAGTTTGTACACTGCAGATAGAAAATAGTtccatacttttttaaaatacattatccTAAAATTCTGCAATTTACAAAACTTCTGTCAATTTAAAAACATCCagagaaagacagagagagacagagagagagttTTAATGTTTGCAAATCTTATCTAACACAGTATGTAGTATCACACATCAAAAGAGCCTGgctttcaatactttgattacTAGTATATTATACTGTGATACTGCATACTGTGTTAGATAAGATTCaaataaacccaaagtaaaccctgggttgacccaaagtaaaccctgagTGGACGCAAATTTTCAACATTGGTAATCACatattacaaagctcaccgagacgagacatcacccttatgagacatctcctttatgagaccacctttatcatattatatgaagatCATATTTTATGATCTtcaatattcatggattctgttttgacacaatatcatatatcatctgttaaaaaattgtatgataaccatatgttcatatgttaatcaatacaatatataatatcaaattaaatattgcatcctatcatatttacaatgtatatcatataataatatgttttacggtgctaccatTCTGGcaagcgcagcaagaattacacataccttgcatcattgtcaacttatagttttatttaggtatcaacgaacgtcaaaaaTTTTttgagagtattgctctacaatgaGTATGCCataggtactaattttaatggtcatgatacatacagcgcaaccccctacccagagagagagagagagagagagagagagggagagagagagagagagagagagagagcccgttacctgtttgtaggtgtgtaatttcccactttaaaatttaatggtctgactatatgcaatatctacataattttttttttacctgtttattgtttcattttattcctttttatttagttcaaaatgtcctattgtttatttccccCCTACTCACATACTTACcagcctactgtacatgcatgcacaattagcttaaaaatggatcgatatgacagtaaagtatggctcatgctagtatatatatataaaatctctatattaaaaaagattaaaaacaaatcatatgtcaaggAGGCAGGTATCACagactatactgaaatagccagtacactcattacagatgtttgatccacctctaaatttatcgcgggaaatatggcgcgagtgcactgtgacgtcatccatgactttgttcgtctttgtttacatttctcgactcaatacgaaggtatggaagcatgtaacaaacttttgagtctcgccaaagcatatgcatttgtatcatatgatacaataatatagattacaatatcatataatataatttcatgtgatatgataatatatcctATTTATAAaccagtatcatattatacaatatcgtatgatacaatattaaagaatatacaatattgtatcataggatacaatattatattttgcaatatcttatgtaatagtatcatgtgataaaataacatataaataatacaatataatatcatacaatattgtatcataatatacaatactatacataacaatatcatgatacaatatcatatcataaatataaaaaaaaattgatacaatatcacatcGTAACATAtaagtttttataatataacatatgatattatattgtatcatattaaacaatattgtttcatatcatacaatactttatcataggaatcgcATTATATCAGTTATCAACAAACAcgtctatctatcgagcaggtttgagtgaggtaggagatttctttagcatcttTGATAAttgagatcaggctctgcatctgaagcaacctctgcgtttcatttatcataaagtttaatcaactatgcaagctatcatctataaaacatgtgacctgttccaaaaaactaaacctcatccagcatccgtaacctatggctcagattcagcattcaagcctgtcaggtgcatcagtatcataaaacgcatcatccatgcaagtttggtgaagttcggaccagtaataactaggatatcatcatcagagggcactagcaattaacaccttaacttcctccagcatctgcaacctatggctcagattcagcatccatgcctgtcaggtgcatctgtatcataagacacaccatccatgcaagtttggtgaagtacagaccagcagtaacttagatattgctatcaaagggcaactgcaacaaaaactttaacctggtccaacaaccttaacctcctccagcatctgaaatttaggactgagattcagcatccaagtcttaaaagtccataagtaggtccagatgcatcatccatgcaagtttggtgaagataggacaagtaatagcttagatacaggacctgcaacaaaaactttaaccaggtcc from Crassostrea angulata isolate pt1a10 chromosome 7, ASM2561291v2, whole genome shotgun sequence includes:
- the LOC128192348 gene encoding uncharacterized protein LOC128192348; the protein is MGITIALSVGILLWVTPSEGLLFGLPRGDALNCPPVPGAIPYYFGTTELMCMRYGLHRKNPIMKRHAPSRFTFNPTHRWIYYADMFLEFGNRIGKDAALVNYYVPHLGDVCPLDLEPEPAGFSRLSPECVKGCVENYTDKYGNYHVYTNNCHHFVNKISKIMCESVICPEWCLPNVPKLIPIIFK